The following are encoded together in the Cervus elaphus chromosome 23, mCerEla1.1, whole genome shotgun sequence genome:
- the ANKRD60 gene encoding ankyrin repeat domain-containing protein 60 — protein sequence MRRRAAEAATPPGGTIRPDPAAAGPPTPWVDSAGPRPRSLQLRASTRGRSHVGDPQAVNHATDVVPDVFAMRVLLEDSGEMFRVTNCRSNMTVRELKEELDLTAGIPFNLQRLQYLDQGILMDDATLKFHDVIPGGIISLCIWHYDGWTELVLAAVEGDSSKLACLGVAEDTFYRTANSGRFDDRQWKKWISQRAFVALYVASHRGHSEAVQYLLEHGANCQGRSPVGRTPLHVAAAMSRLDCISLLLTYGASINDKDAKGETPMSLARRLNRTQSERRMFLFYWLVKMGTKDPLDPAVNKAFQRVKAGFGTKKEGKV from the exons ATGCGGAGGAGGGCAGCGGAGGCAGCGACGCCGCCGGGGGGCACCATTCGCCCGGACCCCGCTGCAGCCGGGCCGCCCACACCGTGGGTGGACTCCGCCGGCCCACGGCCCCGCTCCCTGCAGCTCCGGGCCAGCACCCGCGGCCGGAGCCACGTCGGGGACCCGCAGGCCGTGAACCACGCGACTGACGTGGTCCCGGATGTCTTCGCCATGCGGGTGCTGCTGGAAGATTCCGGGGAGATGTTCCGAGTGACAAACTGCCGCAGCAACATGACGGTGCGGGAGCTCAAAGAGGAGCTGGACCTAACAGCCGGCATCCCCTTCAACCTGCAGCGGCTGCAGTACCTGGACCAAG GAATTTTGATGGATGACGCTACGCTGAAGTTCCACGACGTTATTCCTGGTGGAATTATTTCATTATGTATCTGGCACTATGATGGATGGACGGAGCTGGTTTTGGCGGCTGTGGAAGGGGATTCCAGTAAG CTGGCTTGCCTCGGCGTTGCCGAAGACACTTTCTACCGAACTGCAAACTCGGGGCGTTTTGACGACAGGCAGTGGAAGAAGTGGATTTCCCAGAGAGCGTTCGTGGCCTTGTATGTTGCCTCACACAGGGGTCACTCGGAGGCTGTGCAATACCTTCTAGAACATG GTGCCAACtgtcagggaagatcccccgtGGGCAGGACGCCCCTGCATGTGGCTGCAGCCATGAGCCGGCTGGACTGTATCAGCCTCTTGCTTACCTATGGGGCCTCCATCAACGACAAGGACGCCAAGGGGGAGACGCCCATGTCCCTCGCCCGCCGCCTGAACCGCACCCAGAGCGAGCGACGGATGTTCCTCTTCTACTGGCTGGTGAAGATGGGGACTAAGGACCCACTGGACCCTGCGGTGAACAAGGCTTTCCAGAGAGTCAAGGCCGGGTTCGGCACCAAGAAGGAGGGCAAAGTGTAG